The Desulfuromonas versatilis genome has a segment encoding these proteins:
- a CDS encoding MFS transporter — protein sequence MHSTKLPPARLAWTVWGLGAALYIIGFFQRVAPGVMTAELMSEFTLGAAALGNLSAFYFYSYVAMQIPTGLLADSWGPRRLLTAGAAVAGVGSLCFALADGLFWACAGRLLIGGSVAVAFVAMMKLSSLWMAPRQFALASGMALFLGILGAVFAGTPLRLLVVAYSWRPVMLAASVLPLLVAVAIWIIVRDDPGERGYASYAPKAPSGTPRTGIIEGLRQVFSYRNTWLLLFAPGAVAGSILTFAGLWGVPFLTTHYGLGAPEAAALCSTLLLAWAVGGPVCGGLSDRIGLRKPLYVAGCAVLTAGWAVVILVPALPYAVLVALLIVIGFAAGCMIIGFAFAKESVPAHLAGTAAGVCNMGSMLGPMLLQPAVGWMLDRKWQGAMAGGARIYELSAFRTGFSLMLVWAVLALVCVALTRETGCRQMQ from the coding sequence ATGCATTCAACCAAGCTCCCCCCCGCCCGCCTGGCCTGGACCGTCTGGGGCCTGGGCGCCGCCCTGTACATCATCGGCTTCTTCCAGCGGGTCGCCCCCGGGGTCATGACCGCCGAGCTGATGAGCGAGTTCACGCTGGGGGCCGCGGCCCTGGGCAACCTTTCGGCCTTTTATTTCTACAGCTACGTGGCCATGCAGATCCCCACCGGCCTGCTCGCCGACAGCTGGGGGCCGCGCCGCCTGCTGACCGCGGGGGCGGCGGTGGCGGGGGTCGGCAGCCTCTGCTTCGCCCTGGCCGACGGGCTGTTCTGGGCCTGCGCGGGCCGGCTGCTGATCGGCGGCTCGGTGGCGGTGGCCTTCGTCGCCATGATGAAGCTCTCCAGCCTCTGGATGGCCCCACGCCAGTTCGCCCTCGCCTCCGGAATGGCCCTGTTTCTGGGGATTCTCGGCGCGGTCTTCGCCGGCACTCCGCTGCGCCTGCTGGTGGTCGCCTACAGTTGGAGGCCGGTCATGCTCGCCGCCAGCGTCCTGCCTCTGCTGGTGGCGGTGGCGATCTGGATCATCGTTCGCGACGACCCTGGGGAGCGGGGCTACGCCAGCTACGCCCCCAAGGCACCCAGCGGGACGCCCCGCACCGGGATTATCGAAGGCCTCAGGCAGGTCTTCAGCTACCGCAACACCTGGCTGCTGCTGTTCGCCCCAGGGGCGGTGGCCGGCAGCATTCTCACCTTCGCCGGGCTCTGGGGAGTTCCCTTTCTGACCACCCACTACGGCTTGGGCGCGCCGGAAGCGGCGGCGCTCTGTTCGACTCTGCTGCTGGCCTGGGCGGTGGGCGGCCCGGTCTGCGGCGGCCTGTCGGACCGCATCGGCCTGCGCAAGCCCCTTTATGTGGCCGGCTGTGCGGTATTGACCGCCGGCTGGGCGGTGGTCATCCTGGTTCCGGCCCTCCCCTACGCCGTCCTGGTCGCCCTGCTGATCGTCATCGGCTTCGCCGCCGGCTGCATGATCATCGGCTTCGCCTTCGCCAAGGAGTCGGTCCCGGCACACCTGGCCGGCACCGCGGCCGGGGTCTGCAACATGGGTTCGATGCTCGGCCCGATGCTGCTGCAGCCCGCCGTGGGCTGGATGCTCGACCGCAAGTGGCAGGGGGCGATGGCCGGGGGGGCCAGGATCTACGAGTTGAGCGCCTTCCGCACCGGGTTTTCGTTGATGCTGGTCTGGGCGGTGCTGGCGCTGGTCTGCGTGGCGCTGACCCGGGAGA
- the dmpI gene encoding 4-oxalocrotonate tautomerase DmpI — protein sequence MPIIAIEGPPIAAPAVRRQLVEELTAAAAKAYALPPEKIIVLIRENSPEQVAVGGVLIADRK from the coding sequence ATGCCCATCATCGCCATTGAAGGTCCACCCATCGCCGCCCCTGCCGTCCGCCGCCAACTGGTCGAGGAGCTCACCGCCGCGGCGGCCAAAGCCTATGCCCTGCCGCCTGAGAAGATCATCGTGCTGATTCGCGAGAACAGCCCGGAGCAGGTCGCCGTGGGGGGCGTGCTGATCGCCGATCGCAAGTAG
- a CDS encoding DUF4019 domain-containing protein: MNIKRHRHLLAIALTLLVVVLMNVDWTPREKKEAVGNTATQFLELIDAGRYGEAWDEATGFLQQNIPRDRWIGKVAGEREGIGALLERSLSETGFTSEASGGPEGEYAVLVYQSRFQHKGQASEKVTLLLGSDAVWRVAGYFIE, from the coding sequence TTGAACATCAAACGCCACCGCCATCTATTGGCCATTGCCCTGACCCTGCTGGTTGTCGTGCTGATGAACGTCGACTGGACCCCCCGGGAGAAAAAAGAGGCTGTCGGAAACACGGCGACGCAATTTCTCGAACTGATCGACGCGGGGCGCTACGGCGAGGCCTGGGATGAAGCGACGGGCTTTCTGCAGCAGAACATTCCCCGCGACCGGTGGATCGGCAAGGTCGCCGGCGAACGGGAGGGGATCGGGGCGCTGCTCGAGAGATCCCTGAGCGAAACCGGTTTTACCAGCGAGGCCTCCGGCGGCCCCGAGGGCGAGTACGCCGTGCTGGTTTATCAGTCCAGGTTCCAGCACAAGGGGCAGGCCAGCGAAAAGGTGACCCTGCTGCTGGGCAGCGACGCCGTCTGGCGGGTCGCCGGCTACTTTATCGAATAG
- a CDS encoding RT0821/Lpp0805 family surface protein: MKRIGTLLLGLVLTLAGCAPVMGPHEQGGTLLGAATGALAGSQIGDGRGRLVAVAIGSLAGALIGQGVGQSLDRADQLTMQRNARVALDQGRPYLASTWVNPDTGSSGSVTPVRTFGTTDGRYCREYLQNVLVGGVQQQAYGTACRQADGSWLIVANNPVSDYRPVTTVYQTRYAPSGYYGGYYYPWYYSPVRLFFSLGYFHHGHHGRHHLHGGHHFKGGHHFRGGNHFRGGHHFKGGHHFRGGHHFKGGHQLRGGGHGWQRR; this comes from the coding sequence ATGAAACGCATAGGTACGCTGCTGTTGGGGCTGGTTCTGACCCTGGCCGGCTGTGCCCCCGTGATGGGCCCTCACGAACAGGGCGGCACCCTGCTCGGGGCGGCAACCGGGGCCCTGGCCGGGTCGCAGATCGGTGACGGACGCGGCAGGCTGGTGGCGGTGGCCATCGGCAGCCTGGCCGGTGCGCTGATCGGTCAGGGTGTCGGCCAGTCCCTCGACCGGGCGGACCAGCTGACCATGCAGAGGAACGCCCGGGTCGCCCTCGACCAGGGGCGCCCCTATCTGGCCTCCACCTGGGTGAACCCCGACACGGGCAGTTCCGGGTCGGTCACCCCGGTCAGGACCTTCGGCACCACCGATGGCCGCTATTGCCGGGAATACCTCCAGAATGTGCTGGTCGGCGGGGTACAGCAGCAGGCCTACGGCACCGCCTGCCGGCAGGCCGACGGCAGCTGGCTGATCGTGGCCAACAACCCGGTGAGCGACTATCGGCCGGTCACCACCGTCTATCAGACCCGCTACGCCCCCTCTGGCTATTACGGGGGATACTATTATCCCTGGTACTACAGTCCGGTGCGGCTGTTCTTCAGCCTCGGCTACTTTCATCATGGCCACCACGGCAGGCACCACCTGCATGGCGGACATCACTTCAAGGGCGGGCATCACTTCCGCGGCGGAAACCACTTCAGAGGGGGGCACCACTTCAAGGGGGGACATCATTTCAGGGGCGGGCACCACTTCAAAGGGGGGCACCAGCTGCGCGGCGGTGGGCATGGCTGGCAGCGCCGGTAG
- a CDS encoding trans-sulfuration enzyme family protein yields MTTPMQQLSPLRNTTQAEEPEALAEEQLRHFGIDPRGEYGQTLLRLTRSLYEAQAGTAELWRITTATLGRLDRGDRIAYFNAKRFVSFQLAKILDTLQNPLRSTYQSISVREHGFACKGAYPLFDNVAAIFSSTPVITRTATYLFACTEWVEDAFKGREPLLEIYSRLLNPTSISLANHMVDLEAGPMAGQYLAWNFNSGMAAIDGVLAHLVGARDVVLASRNVYGGTYQLLHDWYGKKSNLDLAIEWFDGFDGAAFAAALAATRKKYASRLAEGRRIYVYLESPCNPHGNVLDVPEISRLAHREGSLVICDATVGTPFLQPVLRRADPAERPDFVIHSYTKDLCGSGTTTAGVVIARNERMFLPKGESATIDGPDGRPETIPWDETLFWNVYYVKGAFLDADKAFEVLSGLRTFESRVLQKGINTLVLARALDRHPDINVHSPAAEGHPNAPLRERLMYLGLPAPLFTIDFEGGGGHPPVPRESFKRFFDWLEPAVGLQVSLGQTNTIALCPALTSHSELSAQALAEAGIAPTTIRISVGLEDPRVLIAHFLKAAELTIEPAVPGFCAGFPTGEEIDRLYRGIYLEYHRRFIDAQPDFAELAT; encoded by the coding sequence ATGACCACCCCGATGCAGCAGCTCAGCCCCCTGCGCAACACCACCCAGGCCGAGGAACCCGAGGCTCTGGCCGAAGAGCAGCTCCGGCATTTCGGCATCGACCCTCGGGGCGAATACGGCCAGACTCTGCTCAGGCTGACCCGCAGCCTCTACGAAGCACAGGCGGGCACCGCGGAGTTGTGGCGGATCACCACGGCGACCCTCGGCCGACTGGATCGCGGCGATCGCATCGCTTACTTCAACGCCAAGCGCTTCGTCTCGTTTCAGTTGGCCAAGATCCTCGACACCCTGCAGAACCCCCTGCGCAGCACCTACCAGTCGATCAGCGTGCGCGAGCACGGTTTCGCCTGCAAGGGGGCCTACCCGCTGTTCGACAACGTCGCCGCCATCTTCAGCTCCACCCCGGTGATCACCCGCACCGCCACCTACCTGTTCGCCTGCACCGAATGGGTGGAGGACGCCTTCAAGGGGCGCGAACCGCTGCTCGAGATCTACTCGCGATTGCTCAACCCGACCTCGATCAGCCTGGCCAATCACATGGTCGATCTGGAGGCCGGCCCCATGGCCGGCCAGTACCTGGCCTGGAACTTCAATTCGGGGATGGCCGCCATCGACGGGGTGCTGGCCCACCTGGTCGGCGCCCGCGACGTGGTGCTGGCCAGCCGCAACGTCTATGGGGGCACCTACCAGTTGCTGCACGACTGGTACGGCAAGAAGAGCAACCTCGACCTGGCCATCGAGTGGTTCGACGGCTTCGACGGCGCCGCCTTCGCCGCGGCCCTGGCGGCGACCCGGAAAAAATACGCGAGCCGCCTGGCCGAGGGGCGGCGGATCTACGTCTACCTCGAATCTCCCTGCAATCCCCACGGCAACGTGCTCGACGTGCCGGAGATCAGCCGGCTGGCCCATCGCGAGGGCTCCCTGGTGATCTGCGACGCGACCGTCGGCACCCCCTTCCTGCAGCCGGTGCTGCGCCGTGCCGACCCGGCCGAACGCCCCGACTTCGTCATCCACTCCTACACCAAGGACCTCTGCGGCAGCGGCACCACCACCGCCGGGGTGGTCATCGCCCGCAACGAGCGGATGTTCCTGCCCAAGGGGGAGAGCGCGACCATCGACGGCCCCGATGGCCGGCCCGAGACCATCCCCTGGGACGAGACCCTGTTCTGGAACGTCTACTACGTGAAAGGGGCTTTTCTCGACGCCGACAAGGCCTTCGAGGTGCTCAGCGGCCTGCGCACCTTCGAAAGCCGCGTGCTGCAGAAGGGGATCAACACCCTGGTGCTGGCCCGCGCCCTCGACCGCCATCCGGACATCAACGTGCACAGCCCGGCCGCCGAGGGGCACCCAAACGCGCCGCTGCGCGAACGGCTCATGTATCTGGGGCTGCCCGCGCCCCTGTTCACCATCGACTTCGAAGGCGGCGGCGGGCACCCCCCGGTCCCCCGCGAGTCCTTCAAGCGCTTTTTCGACTGGCTCGAGCCGGCGGTGGGGCTGCAGGTCAGCCTCGGCCAGACCAACACCATCGCCCTCTGCCCGGCCCTGACCAGCCACTCGGAACTCTCCGCCCAGGCCCTCGCCGAGGCGGGGATCGCGCCCACCACCATCCGCATCTCCGTGGGGCTCGAGGATCCCAGGGTGCTGATTGCCCATTTTCTCAAGGCCGCCGAGCTGACCATCGAGCCCGCCGTCCCCGGGTTCTGCGCCGGGTTCCCCACGGGGGAGGAGATTGACCGGCTCTACCGCGGCATCTATCTCGAATACCACCGGCGCTTCATCGATGCCCAGCCGGATTTTGCTGAGCTGGCGACCTGA